From the genome of Sphingobacterium kitahiroshimense, one region includes:
- the trxA gene encoding thioredoxin, which translates to MALEITDSNFEEVVLKSDKPVLIDFWAEWCGPCRMVGPIVEELAKDYADTAVIGKVNVDENPEISVRFGIRNIPALLFFKNGEIVDKQIGAVPKSVLSEKLDKQIGA; encoded by the coding sequence ATGGCTTTAGAAATTACAGATAGCAACTTTGAAGAAGTTGTGTTGAAATCAGACAAACCAGTTTTAATTGACTTTTGGGCAGAGTGGTGTGGTCCATGTCGTATGGTAGGTCCAATTGTAGAAGAGTTGGCTAAGGATTATGCTGATACAGCGGTAATCGGAAAAGTAAATGTAGATGAAAACCCAGAAATTTCAGTTCGTTTTGGAATTCGTAATATTCCTGCGTTATTATTCTTCAAAAATGGTGAGATTGTCGATAAACAAATCGGTGCTGTGCCAAAATCAGTGCTAAGTGAGAAACTGGATAAGCAAATTGGTGCTTAA